Within Deinococcus planocerae, the genomic segment CAAGTTGTGGGCAATTGACGGCCAGCATAGGGTTAGCGGGATACAAGAAGCTCTCAGGACAAATCCAGAGTTAGGAGAGGACAGATTAAGCGTCATCTTCGTCTCTGGTGTTGCAAATGAAATTAGGGCAAAAGACGAAGAGGGATATCAGCGAACAAGAAGGTTATTTACCACATTGAATAAACACGCTAAGGCAGTAGTCAAAAAGGATGTTATAGCTTTGGACGAAGACGACGTAGTAGCAGTCGTTGTAAGGCGTCTTTTAAATGATTATAAACCATTAAGAGGAAAGATTAATGTGGAGGGTGAAGGTAGTAGTTTGTCCTCATCGGATAAAATTAGTTTTACCATGATAATAACTTTATATGATATTCTAGATACCTTCCTAATGGGAGAAAGAGATGTCAAAACTTGGAAGCAATTTAAACTGTTTAGACCAGGCGAAGATATAATAGAGGAGCTTTATTTGGAAGCGGTCACCCTCATGGACTCCTTGAAAAATAACTTCCCCCAACTTAAAGAGGTTTTAGAGAGTTCTGCCAAAGAGGAGTTGGCTTATAAGTACCGCAATGAAGAGGGTGGTCACCTAATTTTTCGTCCAATAGGGTTGCAAATTATAGTAAACACCATATCCACTCTCGTGAAGCAGTATTCACAAAATACTGCCTCAAATAGGCTTGATCTTGTAAATCAAGCCGCTTCGGAGCTTGCAACACTGCCAATGAACCTTAATGAGGCTCCTTGGAAGAACCTACTTTGGAATTCCAAGAGGAACAGGATTATATTCGCAGGCGATAATCGTAAAGTAGCGTATTACGTCCTCCTCTACATGGCAGGAGGAAATCTATCTTCAGCAAGAAAGAGGCCGCTCCTTGACAAGGATATACTAAGAAAGGAGTACTCAGAAATTCCCGATATGGAAGCGGAGGATGTTTCAAAAGTGTTCGATTAGGTAATGTTCTTGTGGGCTGTTGCTAGAAGGCGGGACCACGACGTTGGACAGCCTGGAAGAGCGTAGAAAACAGGTATGCCTAGAATAGCTGCCGATGGCGGAGGTCGGCGTCTATGTGATCGGAGACAAAGCCGCGCGCCCCTAAGTGTCGGAGTAGCAGGGAATCTGCGCCCACTTGCAATGAGACAGAGGAGTAGAGGCTAGTCTCGCCCATTACCACCTGGGCCGCGTGCCGGTCCTGCACAAAACGCACCAGGGCAGCCGTCAGGCCGCCCGCACTCTCCAGTACGCTGAACCCGCCGCCCAGCGCCCCCGTGATAGTACGGAAGGTGCCCAGGATTCTCGACTGCTCGCTGCTCAGCCGGAAGGGGCGTACCGCGGTGACGTGCAGTTCCCCGTGCAGCCGCCCGGCCAGTTGCCTACGCTGCCGCCACAATCTCCCGCCCGTCTCCTCGGCGTTGACAGCGACCATGACCTCCTACACCGTCCAGCAGCGCATCCATCTCCACCATGTTCGCTCCATGTAGGGGGCATTTTCGTGAAGCTCAAAGCCGCCGCCCGCACCCAGGCCGCAGTGCAAGCCCTCTGGCAGACACTGCTGTAGCCCATATTCTCCGCACCCTTCCCCCACGGTGCCCCAGCAGCCTACCCGGGCGTCGAACAGCACGAGCAAGAGGATTCAAACAAGCAAAATGACGCACGGGTTGGGGGCGGGTGAGGGGCAGACGTGGGGCGAATATCTGCCCGGCACTGTCCTCACTTATTAGCGGAAGCGACAACTCGGTAGCTAAGAAGCTACAAGTTCACGGTAGACTCTACCGTAGAGAAACGGGTTGTGTTCCACCTTTCGCCGTTGTCTCTACACTCAAGAATTGGGCAACAAGACGACTGCAAGCCGTGGTGACTCATAAGGACCATCCCCAACCCGCAGTTTTTTGTAATTCTCACCGTTGACACCGCGAACCCTTTAAGGTGATTCGCCGCTACTAATCGTTTTCCAGAAGCTCGAAGTTTCCATAGTAGGTGGATAACCCTGAAAAAAGGGCACGGTTAAACAGACTGAGGGAACTGCCCGAGGACGCTCCACACGGACTCTTTTAAGGACCTCATCTAACTGTTCGGTCACATCTTTGAAAAATTTGAGTTCGGAATTTGTCAGTGAGATGACTCTGCTGAGCGTCGTCACGCCCTTGGTGTAAGTCAACCCCAGAGAAGACTCAAAGCGGTACGTTCCGAAATCCCCCATATCCAGGTTGCACCCCAAGAACACGGCCTCCGGGGTCGTTCGTTCGATCTCCCACCGCAATTCTATGAATTTCAGAAAGTGCGCTCGGTCCTCCTGGAGGTCCACGTTGAGCAGCACGATGCCCAGATAAGTCAGGACATCCTCCCGTCGGGCCGCGTAATGCGCTAAAAGGGCGATCTTGTCGAACTTCGGATCGGTCTGAGCACCGCGGGTCACCTGACTCTCCTCCATCGTCTCGCTCCCGTTCCAGACACAGGCCGCCCAGTTAGGACACCTCGATGCAGAAAGAAGGTGCCCTCATCCTGCTCAGGCATCAGGGTTCGGACACCGGGGGCTGCACGCCTGCAAGGTTGTGGAACAGGATGACCACGCTGCCATCCGCGCTCCTCTCGGTATAGGCGTGCGCCGTCAGCCCACCCTCCCCCTGCCCCACGATCAGCAGGCAGTGTTCATCATCGATCAGCCGCGTCTGGCTGGCCCGCGTGATCCATGTCAAGTCCTCGTCCAGTTGATCGGCAAGCTGGCTGTTGGGATAGCTCAACCAGTTGCCCACCCAATCAATGGGCAGAGGCGTATCTTCCTGTTCTCGCAGGCAGTCGAGGTAGCCGAGCAGGTAGCGTTCATCCATGTCCAGGGGTCCGTGTTCAGTTCCGTGCCAGCAGGTGTACCCATTGGCGGCGGCACGAAGCACAAAGATTACGCCGTCCCTTCTGTATCCGAAGAGCGGCCCTCCCCGGAGGCGTCCGGGGGCATCAAGCTGGGCCAGCAGGACGATTTTGGCTGGAGGGGTAATCTCCACCCGCTTTATGGGAACCAGTTCCTCGGGTCGGCGCGGCTTGTAGTTGCCCGTGAGCCCCAGAAAGCGTGAGTGCGCCCGGGACAGATCAAGCCGCACGGCAATGTCCTTCAGTGGCGGGAAGGGAAACAGGATGAGTCATGGTCTCTCCTTCAATGAATGGTGTGGTCTTCCCTTCAGTCAGCGCCTGGGGGTCATTTCACCCGCTGGAATCTCTTGTCGAGCTGATCGAAAATGTACTGCGCCGTGTTTGCGTGCTGACTGCTATATGTGGCCGTCAACGTGGTGACGTTGTTGGCAGTGATGACGTTGAAGACCATTTCATAGGGCAAGCTTCGGAGCGTGCTCTCGAAGGTACGGGTGTTGAGGACCACGGCCCTGGAGCGCAGCACTAGGCTGTTGCGTTGAATCTCTTCCGCGCGCCACGGCTGCCGACCCTCGGCGTGCGGAGCGGCAGGGGCGAGGGAGACGACCGACGCGAGCACAGGACTGTCCTCATTGGCCCGAGCGGCGGCGCGATACTGGGCAGTCGTGGTCACGGTAGTCGGGGCCTGGGCCGTCGTCACGGGAGCACAGGCAGCGAGCAGGAGCAGGAGCAACAGCGAAGCGGGTTTTATGTTCATGAAGCACCTCTGGGGAATGAACGTGCTCAGCGATCCGTGTTGAAGTCCTCGATGCGTGTGGGCAGGGTCGCCACCACCGTCAACTCTCGCCCATAGTCATCGGGAGCCATAGAACCCCGGGCGAGCAGGGTGGGGTCGTCCTTGAGCCCCTGCACGAAGTCGCCCCCCGGCACGCCCGCCAGACGGAAGGTGATCCGGGTGGCCCGCGCCTGCACGCCGGGAATCAGGTGGGGCTCCGAGGCGCCCGCCGTGATCGGCTCGGCGTCGGCCACCGACTCGGCCCTGACCAACTCGTACTTGCCGAAGCAGAAAGACTTGTAGTCGCCCCGGCCCAACCAGTTGTCCTTGTACGCAGGGGTGGGGGTGATCCGCACGGCGTCGTAGCCGGAGGGCCTCTGGGTATGGGTGGTCGTCCCCAGCTTGTTGGCCTCGATGAACTGCACGAGTTTGCCTGGGAGCGCAAAAGCGCCGCCCACCAGGGTCTGCGACAGGCTCACCGGGTTGAGGCAGGGGCGGGCGTAGGTTCGACTCCCCGAGGCATTCAGGGCCAAACCACCCTCATCCACGTAGTACTGCGCGACGGCGTTCAGTTGGGCAGGATCAGGCTTTTTCTGACAGGCGGGGAGCAGGGCCAGGAGGAGGAGGGGAGCTGCCGGGAGGACCTTCACTCCGGGCTTCCCCTCTCCCCAGTGGGGTCCAACGGCCTGGGGCGCGTTTTGAATCCCCCGACGAGGGCAACTTGACCCACCCCGGGAACCACTCCCAGGTCTCCTAGCGATTCGGACAGACGAAGAGATGAAAGCGTCAAACAGCCCTCCCGGCGAACATTTCTCATATTATTCCCTGATTGATAGTACCCTCAATAACTGTACAGCATCAAGGGGTCCTTCCGAGGCTGCCCCAATGCCGCGGATCAAAAAGACGCCCAACCCGAGCCCGCTCAGACGCCTCTTTGGGCAGCGGCTGCGGGCTGAACGCCACGCTCAGGAGCTGACATTGGAAGATGTGGCGGAGGCTGCCGACATGAACTGGTCGTACATCGCCCAGGTGGAGCGCGGCGAGCGCAATGTCAGCATCGACAACATGACGGCGCTGGCAGGAGCCGTGGGACGACAACTCTACGAGCTGCTCATGCCGGACGAGCAGATGGGGACGTGACCCTACTTTCCAGACCTGGGCTGCCAGGTGCCGCCCTGCGGGCCCTCATCAGGAGCCAATTTAGAGGACAGAAGCCCGAAGATTCGTTCGGCCCGACGTTGGACACCGCCTGGTGAGTGCGGCAGGCGCCGGATACGGACCCCGGTTGCCGCCTCAATCTCCTCCAGCTTGGCGAGGTTCCACCATTCCTTGCGGTCAAGCCCATTCAGCAGCACCTGGATCAGCAGGGGCTCAAAGGTGTCCCACTCGGCGCACGCCTCACCCCAGAGGACCAGTGTGGAGAGTTTGCGCTCCGGGCGATGGGCGAATTCGATGAGCCAGAGGGGTGGATCGTCCCCCACGGCCAGGGCCACCACCGCATAGGGTCTTCCCAGGGGCTTCTCCTGACCCGGGAGCAGCTTGGGCCCGAGGCGGAAGACGACGTTCACCCGCGGGTACTTCTGCCAGAAGGTCGCCAGCATCTCCCGCCAGGTGTTGAGCCCATCTTCCTGCGGCTGCGCCCACTCTTCGACCATCTCCCAGGTCACGTCCTCGGGCTCGGGTGGCGCGGCCCGGTTGGAACCCATCCGCACCCCGGCTTGAGGGGCTGTGCCATTTCGCCCCTTGTCCGCCAGGCTGACGAGCCGCTCGCCCTTTCCCTTTTTCTGGAGATAAAGGGAGTTCCCCGGACCCTCCTCCTCGCGTCCCTCGTTGGTGATAGTCAACTTGTGACGCTCGACCAGTCCGGCAGTTGGTGCGGAGAGGTTGTGGCGCGTCCTCGGCCTTTTGGATGCCGGGCCCAGGTAGTCTACTACCGGCTGGCCGCCGGTCTGGCGACGGTCGGTCGTCTTCGGCCTAGGCAGCGAGACCGTGCGCCTCGGGTAGAGGGGATGGACATAGGCAACGCCCTCCACAGGCAACTCCAGCAGGGGCTCAGCCTGGAGTATCTCTTGTACCAGACGAACATTGCCTCGGGAAAGTACCCGCATTCCCCATTGGGGAGACAGCTCGGGCAGATCGCACTTCAGTGGACCGTTCGGGTTTTCCACACGTCCGAGGGCAACGCTCCGGTAGGCGTTCTCAAAGGACGGATCGCAGAGCAAGCGGGCCAGGAGCGTGAGGAACGCCTCGCGCTCCTGGGGAGGAACAGGGAGCGGGAACGAGGCTTGAAAGCGCAGATGCAAGACGTTGCCCTCCACCTCGCGCCGGGTGGGGGTGTCGAGCGTCAACCCATTGAGCAGACCCGTCGTGAAGAAGTCGCCCTGCGCCAACCGTCCCCTCAATAGAACGAGCACGGGCACAACGAACTTCTTCCGATCCTTGCCGGGAAGGGTCCACACCCAGCACTGCTCCTGCCACTCCTCCAAGGGGTCCAGGCGGTACATGCTCCGCGGCAACACGTCACGAACATCCATCAACTCCGGTGGGCCTGCCTTGGAGAGGTCAATCGTACTATTCGCAGTCTCAAAACGGTTCTCCAGGGGCTCGCCGTCCCGGTAGTACTGTCCCAGGGCCATCAGGGGAAGCATCGCCCAGTCGAGGGAAAGTTCCCGCGGCTCGCTTTGCCGGGAGCGGAAAACGGCCCCAAATTTCCACTGGTCCTCCGGGCCTTCCTTGTAAGGTGAGCGCACCCAGGCGAGAGTTACCACCTCGCCTGCCTCGAAAGGCCAAGGCCTCAAGCGGAAGGGCGCCTGTCCGCTCATGCGGCGGGCACCTCGAACCGCGTCAGCAGGGCAGCCCATGCTTGCTCGAAAGCCTGGGCGACCTCAGGCACAGCGAGTAACTCCGGGCGCAGGCCGCAGAGGCGAGCGAAGTGCCAGCGGGGAATACGCCCTCCCATCTGTTGCAGCCCAGCGGCAGCCCGGCGAATTCGGCGGACAGCGAACGCCTCGCGCGTCTCGGACACCTCTGCCAGCACCCGCGCGCATCTGGGCAACCTGCCGAGATGCTGCTCCAGCAGCGCCGCCTGCCCCACCTCGCGCCCAAGGCGTCCGGGGGTCACCCGGATTGGCCGCTCCAAGCGCAGGAGGTCCTGGGCAGCGCGGCGCAGCTCACGGGCCAGGCGGGTGTCACGCCGCCCCC encodes:
- a CDS encoding helix-turn-helix domain-containing protein: MPRIKKTPNPSPLRRLFGQRLRAERHAQELTLEDVAEAADMNWSYIAQVERGERNVSIDNMTALAGAVGRQLYELLMPDEQMGT
- a CDS encoding DGQHR domain-containing protein, with product MVNEETSKTIHAPALQARMGTWTYYISAIKFKDIAARVKNSGAIHQSEDLGHYLQRRLTERSKDISNYIKSQPQRFFNTVVIGVYGGSPDWRELKLRPYIEDDNDVVEDTEGVFGILTLQPDTKLWAIDGQHRVSGIQEALRTNPELGEDRLSVIFVSGVANEIRAKDEEGYQRTRRLFTTLNKHAKAVVKKDVIALDEDDVVAVVVRRLLNDYKPLRGKINVEGEGSSLSSSDKISFTMIITLYDILDTFLMGERDVKTWKQFKLFRPGEDIIEELYLEAVTLMDSLKNNFPQLKEVLESSAKEELAYKYRNEEGGHLIFRPIGLQIIVNTISTLVKQYSQNTASNRLDLVNQAASELATLPMNLNEAPWKNLLWNSKRNRIIFAGDNRKVAYYVLLYMAGGNLSSARKRPLLDKDILRKEYSEIPDMEAEDVSKVFD